In a single window of the Campylobacter fetus subsp. testudinum 03-427 genome:
- the fliL gene encoding flagellar basal body-associated protein (Pfam match to PF03748.10 FliL): MADEAKTTEGGSKKSPIVLIAIVGILVFLLIIGALVAFMLVGGSSEQKMEANQAPNSAQQQAAPSPKQRSNDFFNVGPMYPMDQFLVNLLSESGSRFLKTTLNLELSEQTLSPEIDKKKPLIRDIIIRTLSSKTYEDVSTSKGKERLKDELVTKINEILRDGYIKNVYFTDFIVQ, encoded by the coding sequence ATGGCAGATGAAGCTAAAACAACAGAGGGTGGAAGTAAAAAGAGTCCGATAGTTCTTATAGCTATCGTTGGAATTCTTGTATTTTTACTTATTATCGGTGCTTTGGTGGCATTTATGTTGGTGGGTGGTAGTTCTGAGCAAAAAATGGAAGCAAATCAAGCTCCAAATAGTGCTCAACAGCAAGCAGCTCCGAGTCCAAAACAGCGCTCAAACGACTTCTTTAATGTGGGTCCGATGTATCCTATGGATCAGTTTTTGGTAAATTTACTTAGTGAAAGTGGTTCTAGATTCCTAAAAACTACTCTAAATTTAGAGCTTAGCGAACAGACTTTAAGTCCTGAAATAGATAAGAAAAAGCCACTTATCAGAGATATTATCATAAGAACTTTATCTTCAAAAACTTATGAAGACGTTAGTACTTCAAAAGGTAAAGAGCGTTTGAAAGATGAGTTAGTAACTAAGATAAATGAGATACTAAGAGACGGATATATAAAAAATGTATATTTTACTGATTTTATCGTACAATGA
- the cysK gene encoding cysteine synthase (Pfam match to PF00291.21 PALP), with translation MKIANNVTELIGNTPLVRINKFGNDATILAKCEFLNPSHSVKDRIALNMIRVGMSEGKINKNSVIIEPTSGNTGVGLAMVCAQLGLKMILTMPSSMSLERQKLLKAFGAHLVLTDPKYGMQEAVNEAIKIANETENSFIPSQFDNPANPAMHKNTTAIEILNDTGGKVDILVAGFGTGGTISGIAEVLRAKNPNVKIIAVEPEKSPLLSKGEAGPHAIQGIGANFIPKNLNKDVVDEFFTVSNEDAIATAKALAQSEGLLVGISSGANIYAAKEVAKRAENHGKTIVTILCDTGERYLSTTLYD, from the coding sequence ATGAAAATTGCAAACAATGTAACTGAGCTTATTGGCAATACTCCGTTAGTTAGAATAAATAAATTTGGAAATGATGCAACTATTTTAGCAAAATGTGAGTTTTTAAATCCAAGCCATTCAGTAAAAGATAGAATAGCTCTTAATATGATAAGAGTAGGTATGAGCGAAGGAAAGATAAACAAAAATAGCGTTATCATCGAACCTACTAGTGGAAATACAGGTGTTGGTCTAGCTATGGTCTGCGCTCAATTAGGGCTCAAAATGATACTAACCATGCCAAGCTCAATGAGTTTAGAGCGTCAAAAACTACTAAAAGCATTTGGTGCGCATCTTGTATTAACAGATCCTAAATACGGTATGCAAGAAGCTGTCAATGAAGCTATAAAAATAGCCAATGAAACTGAAAATAGTTTTATCCCAAGTCAATTTGACAATCCGGCAAATCCAGCTATGCACAAAAACACAACCGCGATCGAAATACTAAACGATACTGGTGGCAAGGTGGATATACTTGTAGCTGGATTTGGTACAGGCGGTACGATAAGCGGTATAGCAGAGGTGTTAAGAGCTAAAAATCCTAATGTAAAGATCATAGCAGTCGAGCCTGAGAAATCACCTCTTTTAAGTAAAGGAGAAGCAGGACCTCACGCTATACAAGGTATAGGTGCGAATTTTATCCCAAAAAATTTAAACAAAGACGTTGTTGATGAGTTTTTTACTGTATCAAATGAAGATGCCATAGCTACAGCAAAAGCATTAGCTCAAAGTGAAGGTCTTTTAGTCGGAATTTCTAGCGGTGCAAATATATACGCTGCAAAAGAAGTGGCAAAAAGAGCTGAAAACCACGGTAAAACGATAGTAACTATACTTTGCGATACTGGAGAGAGATATCTATCAACTACATTGTATGATTAA
- a CDS encoding YceG-like protein (Pfam match to PF02618.12 YceG) — MVNENIKKKRAFLIVCEIALILFLSLFATLARPIDTSKVVYLPNGSVGEIISYLDKRNFNVNKFDKYILVFMGFPQSGWIEIGQNRLSKFDFLYKLTTAKAAMMDITLIPGETTLYFLKDIANELNLDYNRLIHEYNKQSPIKEGYLVPDTYKIPVGISEKHLIYYLINSSKRYHEHISNKIFGEWDEKKWFNFLIIASVIQKEAADTEEMPIVSSVIYNRLKKGMKLQMDGTLNYGLYSHEKVTAERIRTDNTRYNTYIYSGLPPTAVCNVSLDAIKAAIFPRKTDFLYFVRNPKTRKHTFSKSYENHINEVKKAK; from the coding sequence ATGGTTAATGAAAATATTAAAAAAAAACGAGCTTTTTTAATAGTTTGTGAAATAGCTCTCATACTTTTCCTAAGTCTGTTTGCAACGCTCGCTAGACCTATTGATACTAGTAAGGTTGTGTATCTTCCTAATGGAAGCGTTGGCGAAATTATATCGTATTTAGATAAGCGCAATTTTAATGTTAATAAATTTGATAAATATATTTTAGTTTTTATGGGATTTCCGCAGTCTGGTTGGATAGAAATAGGTCAAAATAGACTTAGCAAATTTGATTTTTTGTATAAACTAACAACTGCAAAAGCTGCTATGATGGATATAACTCTTATCCCCGGCGAGACGACTTTGTATTTTTTAAAAGATATCGCAAATGAATTAAATTTAGATTATAATCGTTTAATCCATGAGTATAATAAACAATCTCCCATTAAAGAGGGTTACCTTGTTCCAGATACTTATAAAATTCCAGTAGGTATAAGCGAAAAACATCTAATTTATTATCTCATAAACTCATCAAAACGTTATCATGAACATATAAGCAATAAAATATTTGGCGAGTGGGATGAAAAAAAATGGTTTAATTTTCTTATTATAGCTTCTGTGATACAAAAAGAGGCCGCAGATACAGAAGAGATGCCTATCGTCTCTTCAGTCATCTATAATAGACTAAAAAAAGGTATGAAGCTACAGATGGACGGTACGTTAAATTATGGATTGTATTCGCATGAAAAAGTGACTGCTGAACGTATCAGAACAGATAATACAAGGTATAATACGTATATTTATAGCGGATTGCCGCCAACTGCTGTTTGTAATGTATCTTTAGATGCTATAAAAGCGGCGATTTTTCCTAGAAAAACTGATTTTTTATATTTTGTAAGAAATCCAAAAACAAGAAAACATACGTTTTCTAAGAGCTATGAAAATCATATAAATGAGGTTAAAAAGGCAAAGTAG
- the acpS gene encoding holo-(acyl-carrier-protein) synthase (Pfam match to PF01648.16 ACPS) — translation MIGIDIVKIDRITSVKSKFESKFIDKFLLPSEVSLVKNDANLAGIWAAKEAASKALGCGIGAELSFLDVEIYKDKKGAPKLKFNENIVKKFNIKNTSLSITHDGGFAIAAVIVEN, via the coding sequence ATGATAGGTATAGATATAGTCAAAATAGACAGAATAACATCTGTTAAATCTAAATTTGAAAGTAAATTTATAGATAAATTTTTGCTACCTAGTGAAGTTTCTTTAGTTAAAAATGATGCAAACTTAGCCGGTATTTGGGCAGCTAAAGAGGCTGCTAGTAAAGCTTTAGGTTGTGGGATTGGTGCTGAGCTTAGCTTTTTAGATGTTGAAATTTATAAAGATAAAAAAGGCGCACCGAAATTGAAGTTTAACGAAAATATAGTAAAAAAGTTTAATATAAAAAATACAAGTTTAAGTATCACGCACGATGGCGGATTTGCCATCGCAGCCGTGATAGTAGAAAATTAA
- a CDS encoding fumarylacetoacetate (FAA) hydrolase family protein (Pfam match to PF01557.14 FAA_hydrolase), whose protein sequence is MKLLTYDLNGKNTLAVIGADGSVIDVSKANIYKKDMNELILTLNSDEKARLESLSNETGGLKYEDIVKKPPIISPLQDIICLGINFMEHAVESYKFKKIEFDGKREYPVYFSKRANEIVGDGGFIESHSDITDTLDYEVELAAIVGKDAKNISPNEVHKYIFGYTILNDISSRDIQNKHKQWYYGKSLDGATLMGPWIVTDLDVLNLKIESRINAELRQSSNTSKMIFDINYVLSDLSKGMTIKAGSIISLGTPSGVGMGFTPPKYLKTQDIVECYIEGIGTLTNIVK, encoded by the coding sequence ATGAAGCTTTTAACTTATGATTTAAACGGTAAAAATACCTTAGCAGTAATTGGCGCCGATGGCAGCGTGATAGATGTATCAAAAGCAAATATATATAAAAAAGATATGAATGAACTCATACTCACTTTAAATAGTGATGAAAAAGCGAGATTAGAGAGTTTAAGCAATGAAACAGGCGGCTTAAAATACGAAGATATAGTAAAAAAGCCTCCTATAATCTCTCCTTTACAAGATATAATATGTCTTGGTATAAATTTTATGGAGCATGCTGTAGAGTCGTACAAATTTAAAAAAATTGAGTTTGACGGCAAAAGGGAGTATCCGGTTTATTTTTCCAAAAGAGCAAATGAGATAGTAGGAGATGGCGGTTTTATAGAGTCTCATAGCGATATAACAGATACTCTTGATTATGAAGTTGAACTAGCAGCCATAGTCGGTAAAGATGCTAAAAACATAAGCCCGAATGAAGTGCATAAATATATATTTGGTTATACTATTTTAAATGATATCAGCTCAAGAGATATACAAAACAAGCATAAACAGTGGTATTATGGTAAGAGTCTTGATGGAGCAACTCTTATGGGTCCTTGGATAGTGACTGATTTAGATGTTTTAAATTTAAAAATAGAATCACGTATAAACGCAGAACTTCGTCAAAGTTCAAATACAAGTAAAATGATATTTGATATAAACTATGTTCTAAGTGATCTTAGCAAAGGAATGACGATAAAAGCCGGCAGCATCATATCTTTAGGCACTCCAAGTGGTGTAGGTATGGGATTTACTCCACCAAAATACCTAAAGACTCAAGATATAGTTGAGTGCTATATAGAAGGTATCGGAACTTTAACTAATATTGTAAAATAG
- the argD gene encoding N-succinyldiaminopimelate-aminotransferase / acetylornithine transaminase (bifunctional~Pfam match to PF00202.17 Aminotran_3) → MLMGNYARVDLGFKKGKGAILWSLDGKDYVDFGSGIGVCSLGHGNKKLSKTIKNQAKALLHTSNIYKIKPQEKLADKMCDLLGEPYYLFFSNSGAEANECAIKLARKYGNSFEEKKYEIITLGNSFHGRTIATLKLTGQEKFHSKDFAPYPDAFKFFNTIDEIIENLNDKTVAVMVELVQGEGGINPLNVAEIQKLAQILKEKDILFITDEVQCGVYRTGEFVTSQIYGVTPDIITFAKGLGGGVSIGACASKKDIFKAGDHGSTFGGNFLAMSVGITVLKEMKKLKKSGKLDETIKEFKNNLDELVANYSNIFKSRVGLGLMQGLVLKDPENLTPIFNKALEKRVLVLKSGKDTLRFLPPLNISKKEIKKGFKRLKNALNELNLESK, encoded by the coding sequence ATGTTGATGGGAAATTATGCTAGAGTGGATTTAGGATTTAAAAAAGGTAAAGGCGCTATTTTATGGAGTCTTGATGGAAAAGACTATGTAGATTTTGGAAGCGGTATTGGAGTATGTTCGCTTGGTCATGGCAATAAAAAATTGTCAAAAACTATAAAAAATCAAGCAAAAGCACTTCTGCACACTTCAAATATATATAAAATAAAACCTCAAGAAAAGCTCGCCGATAAAATGTGTGATCTACTTGGAGAGCCTTACTATCTATTTTTTTCAAATTCCGGAGCCGAAGCAAACGAGTGTGCTATAAAACTAGCTAGAAAATACGGAAATTCATTTGAAGAAAAAAAATATGAAATCATCACTCTTGGCAACTCATTTCACGGTAGAACAATTGCTACGCTCAAGCTTACTGGACAAGAAAAATTTCACTCCAAAGATTTCGCTCCATATCCAGATGCTTTTAAATTTTTTAATACTATAGACGAAATCATAGAAAATCTTAATGATAAAACAGTCGCTGTTATGGTCGAGCTTGTGCAAGGCGAGGGCGGTATAAATCCTCTAAATGTAGCCGAAATTCAAAAACTAGCACAAATTTTAAAAGAGAAAGATATACTATTTATCACAGATGAAGTTCAGTGTGGAGTATATAGAACTGGTGAGTTTGTAACTAGTCAAATTTATGGCGTCACGCCTGATATCATAACTTTTGCAAAAGGTCTTGGAGGCGGCGTTAGCATAGGAGCGTGCGCTAGTAAGAAAGATATTTTTAAAGCTGGAGATCACGGAAGTACGTTTGGTGGAAATTTTTTGGCAATGAGTGTTGGGATTACTGTTTTAAAAGAGATGAAAAAACTTAAAAAAAGCGGAAAATTAGACGAAACTATAAAAGAGTTCAAAAATAATTTAGATGAGCTTGTTGCCAACTATAGCAACATTTTTAAAAGCAGAGTAGGGCTAGGTCTTATGCAAGGACTTGTATTAAAAGATCCTGAAAATTTAACACCTATATTCAACAAAGCCTTAGAAAAAAGAGTTCTTGTGCTAAAATCAGGCAAAGATACATTGAGGTTTTTACCACCTTTAAACATCAGTAAAAAAGAGATAAAAAAAGGTTTTAAAAGGTTAAAAAATGCCTTAAACGAACTAAATTTGGAAAGTAAATGA
- the gabD gene encoding succinate-semialdehyde dehydrogenase (Pfam match to PF00171.18 Aldedh), translating into MEQVKYLLNHENISFTAINDSIKVTNPATKEILAYVKKSDETSLADIIKNANLAFKSWSLALASFRSDILMKWYELVIQNRANLARLMTLEQGKSLNEASGEIAYAASFIKWFAAQTLRNDGDILTSVKQDEKLLVIKQPIGVCAAITPWNFPAAMITRKAAPALGAGCAMIVKPASQTPLSAYALASLAYAAGIPKDLFVIISGDAGMISTAFADSKIIRKISFTGSTEVGIKIYEKSAKTIKKLSLELGGNAPFIVFDDADLDKAVDGVMASKFRNSGQTCVCANRIYAQSGIYDEFCAKLNIAIKSLKLGNGLENGVNQGPLIDENALKKVEEHINDALKKGAKCLSGGKRSLLGGTFFEPTLLSDATKDMLVAREETFGPLCPVFKFKSDEEAIEAANDTDFGLASYIFTNDPKRQWKVSESLEYGMVGVNTGLISNEVAPFGGVKFSGLGREGSRYGMDEYTEQKYICLSL; encoded by the coding sequence ATGGAGCAAGTCAAGTACCTTTTAAATCACGAAAACATTAGTTTTACAGCTATCAATGATAGCATAAAAGTTACAAATCCAGCTACTAAAGAAATCCTAGCTTATGTCAAAAAGAGTGATGAAACAAGCCTAGCAGATATCATCAAAAACGCAAATTTAGCTTTTAAAAGCTGGTCTTTAGCTTTAGCTAGTTTTCGCAGCGATATACTGATGAAATGGTATGAACTAGTCATACAAAATAGGGCAAATTTAGCCAGACTTATGACTTTAGAGCAAGGAAAAAGTCTTAACGAAGCTAGCGGTGAGATAGCGTACGCGGCTAGCTTTATAAAATGGTTTGCCGCTCAGACTTTAAGAAATGATGGTGATATATTAACAAGCGTTAAACAAGATGAAAAACTTCTTGTTATAAAACAGCCCATAGGAGTTTGCGCTGCGATAACTCCTTGGAATTTTCCTGCTGCTATGATAACTAGAAAAGCAGCTCCAGCACTTGGAGCAGGGTGCGCTATGATAGTAAAACCAGCTAGTCAAACACCACTTAGCGCTTACGCTTTGGCAAGTTTAGCTTACGCTGCAGGCATACCAAAAGATCTGTTTGTCATCATTAGCGGAGACGCTGGTATGATAAGTACGGCGTTTGCAGACTCAAAAATCATAAGAAAGATAAGCTTCACCGGCTCAACCGAAGTAGGTATAAAAATTTATGAAAAAAGTGCGAAAACTATCAAAAAACTTAGCCTTGAGCTAGGCGGAAATGCTCCATTTATAGTATTTGACGATGCAGACTTAGATAAAGCAGTAGATGGAGTAATGGCTAGTAAATTTAGAAATAGCGGTCAGACTTGCGTTTGCGCAAATAGAATATATGCTCAAAGCGGTATTTACGACGAGTTTTGCGCTAAATTAAATATCGCTATAAAAAGCTTAAAACTAGGAAACGGTCTAGAAAACGGGGTAAATCAAGGACCGCTTATCGATGAAAATGCTCTTAAAAAAGTAGAAGAGCATATAAATGACGCTTTAAAAAAAGGAGCTAAATGCTTAAGTGGCGGTAAAAGAAGCTTGCTTGGAGGAACTTTTTTCGAACCAACTTTGCTAAGTGACGCGACTAAAGATATGTTAGTAGCGCGTGAAGAGACGTTTGGACCGCTTTGTCCGGTTTTTAAATTTAAAAGCGATGAGGAGGCGATAGAAGCGGCAAACGATACTGACTTTGGGCTTGCTAGCTATATCTTTACGAATGATCCTAAAAGACAATGGAAAGTGTCTGAAAGTCTAGAGTACGGAATGGTCGGTGTAAATACTGGACTCATCAGCAACGAGGTAGCTCCTTTTGGTGGCGTGAAGTTTAGCGGACTTGGACGCGAGGGAAGCAGATATGGTATGGACGAATACACAGAGCAAAAATACATCTGTTTGAGTTTATAG
- a CDS encoding putative hydroxylamine reductase (Pfam matches to PF03063.16 Prismane, and to PF03063.16 Prismane), translating to MSKELEMFCHQCQMSAPGGCGSNGQESGTCGKDSTLARLQDMMIFGLKGMSAYRHHANELGADTKKVDDIISKTLYFTLTNMNFNFDEHIAQLLEVGKAGVEVMDALSGAHTAKFGVPTPVKVTQNRAHGKAILVSGHNLHALKALLEQTDGKGINIYTHSEMLPAHAYPELNKFSHLKGNLGKAWFDQTKLFNEFKGAILMTTNCIVPLRKNCEYADRLFGYDIAGTNGVTHINGDDFSPLIQKALSLPEISGFDSDEFIVTGHHYKAVLPMAGDILEALNCGKIRRFFVIAGCDAPGSSRNYYRELALSLPKDCVILTSSCGKFRFNDVDFGYIEGTKIPRYLDLGQCNDSNGAVKIATALSEATSIAINDLPISIVLMWMEQKAIIILLALLYLGVKNIHIGPTLPEFINEEILNFLVDKFNIGLISGDAKADLMKYLGK from the coding sequence ATGAGCAAAGAACTAGAAATGTTTTGTCATCAGTGTCAAATGAGCGCTCCTGGAGGTTGTGGAAGTAATGGTCAAGAGAGCGGAACTTGCGGTAAAGATAGCACGTTAGCTAGACTTCAAGATATGATGATATTTGGTTTAAAAGGTATGAGTGCGTATCGCCACCACGCAAATGAGCTTGGCGCAGATACGAAAAAAGTCGATGATATCATCTCTAAAACGCTGTATTTTACACTTACAAATATGAACTTCAACTTTGATGAGCATATAGCCCAGCTTTTAGAAGTAGGAAAAGCTGGAGTAGAAGTTATGGACGCTTTAAGTGGCGCTCATACTGCTAAATTTGGTGTGCCAACTCCAGTAAAAGTTACGCAAAACAGAGCACACGGCAAGGCTATCTTAGTAAGCGGACACAATCTTCACGCTTTAAAAGCGCTGCTTGAACAAACTGATGGTAAGGGTATAAATATCTATACTCACTCAGAAATGCTTCCTGCTCACGCTTATCCTGAGCTAAATAAATTTAGCCATTTAAAAGGAAATTTAGGTAAAGCGTGGTTTGATCAAACTAAACTTTTTAACGAGTTTAAAGGTGCTATTTTGATGACTACTAATTGTATCGTACCGCTTCGTAAAAACTGCGAGTACGCAGATAGACTATTTGGCTATGATATAGCTGGAACAAATGGTGTAACGCACATAAATGGCGACGACTTTAGTCCGCTTATACAAAAAGCTTTAAGTCTGCCTGAAATAAGCGGATTTGATAGCGATGAGTTCATAGTAACAGGACATCACTATAAAGCGGTTTTACCTATGGCTGGAGATATTTTAGAAGCACTTAATTGCGGTAAAATAAGAAGATTTTTCGTGATCGCAGGATGTGACGCACCTGGAAGTAGTAGGAACTATTATAGAGAATTAGCACTTTCTTTACCAAAAGATTGCGTGATACTAACTTCGAGCTGTGGTAAATTTAGATTTAACGACGTTGATTTTGGATATATAGAAGGTACGAAAATACCGCGCTACTTAGATCTTGGTCAGTGTAACGATAGCAACGGAGCGGTTAAAATCGCCACTGCATTAAGCGAAGCAACTAGCATAGCTATAAACGATTTACCGATCTCTATCGTGCTTATGTGGATGGAGCAAAAAGCCATCATTATACTTCTTGCGCTTTTATATCTTGGAGTAAAAAATATCCATATTGGCCCAACATTGCCAGAATTTATAAATGAAGAGATACTGAATTTCTTGGTAGATAAATTCAATATAGGGCTGATAAGCGGTGATGCTAAAGCCGATCTGATGAAATATCTTGGCAAGTAA
- the metY gene encoding O-acetylhomoserine sulfhydrylase (Pfam match to PF01053.16 Cys_Met_Meta_PP), with amino-acid sequence MQKETLATHFGYNSKDGHGTMAVPIYQSTAYDFGSCETAANRFALKELGQIYSRLTNPTLDVFEARIAALEGAKAAISTSSGQAAIFYSIANLAEAGDNIIVAQKIYGGATTLLTHTIKRFGIKAKIFDSDSADDLEALIDDKTKAIFFETLSNPQIAISNVEKIVQIANRHNIVTVADNTVATPILFNPLKKGVDVVVHSASKYISGQGLSVAGAIASRDGLNDKLVSNPRYAHFNTPDESYHGLVYSNLAGMFDLFTLRIRLSLLRDIGATLSAFNAFQLIQGLETLSIRIKEHSKNALKVAEFLEKHPKVKSVNYPGLASSKLNSYVKANFTDGLASGLLSFDVGDAKTAAKILNNVKIFSVVVNIGDSKSIITHPASTTHQQLSKKELEDAGVSEGLIRLSIGLENADDLINDLKEAMQ; translated from the coding sequence ATGCAAAAAGAAACCCTAGCAACACACTTTGGCTATAACTCAAAAGATGGGCACGGCACAATGGCTGTGCCGATTTATCAGAGTACGGCGTATGATTTTGGTAGTTGTGAAACTGCGGCAAATAGATTTGCTTTAAAAGAGCTTGGTCAAATTTACTCTCGTTTAACAAACCCTACATTAGATGTATTTGAAGCTAGAATAGCAGCTTTAGAAGGCGCAAAAGCCGCTATAAGCACTTCTAGCGGTCAAGCAGCGATATTTTACTCTATAGCTAACCTCGCAGAAGCCGGAGATAATATCATAGTAGCACAAAAAATTTACGGAGGAGCCACAACTCTTTTAACTCATACTATAAAAAGATTTGGTATAAAAGCAAAGATATTTGATTCAGATAGTGCTGATGATTTAGAGGCTCTTATAGATGATAAAACAAAAGCAATATTTTTTGAAACTCTTTCAAATCCTCAAATTGCCATCTCAAACGTAGAGAAAATAGTACAAATAGCAAATCGCCACAACATAGTAACAGTAGCTGATAATACGGTTGCAACGCCTATCTTGTTTAATCCGTTAAAAAAAGGTGTTGATGTAGTAGTTCATAGTGCTAGTAAGTACATAAGCGGTCAAGGTTTAAGCGTAGCTGGGGCAATAGCAAGCAGAGATGGATTAAACGATAAACTAGTGAGTAATCCAAGATATGCTCATTTCAATACTCCTGATGAGAGTTATCATGGGCTTGTTTATTCGAATTTGGCTGGAATGTTTGATCTATTTACATTAAGAATAAGATTAAGCCTATTAAGAGATATCGGAGCTACTCTTTCGGCATTTAACGCATTCCAACTTATACAAGGTTTAGAAACTCTTAGCATAAGGATAAAAGAACATTCAAAAAATGCACTTAAAGTAGCTGAGTTTTTAGAAAAACATCCAAAAGTAAAAAGTGTAAATTACCCAGGGCTTGCTAGCTCGAAGTTAAACTCGTACGTAAAAGCAAATTTTACAGACGGTCTTGCTAGCGGACTACTTAGTTTTGACGTAGGAGACGCAAAAACTGCTGCGAAAATACTAAACAACGTAAAAATATTTAGCGTAGTTGTAAATATAGGTGATAGCAAATCAATAATCACTCATCCTGCCAGCACTACTCATCAGCAACTAAGCAAAAAAGAGCTTGAAGATGCTGGAGTAAGCGAAGGACTTATCAGACTTAGCATAGGTCTTGAAAATGCCGATGATCTGATCAATGATTTAAAAGAGGCGATGCAATGA
- a CDS encoding hypothetical membrane protein (UPF0126 domain) (Pfam matches to PF03458.9 UPF0126, and to PF03458.9 UPF0126) codes for MEAFLLAEYIGIASAALSGFLFGIKRGCDWLGVFLAAFLTALGGGLMRDVIVGRPAYSFTHYIPVIIVIGVMFIAILLKFHRENRNDLEKKFIFIMTDAVDVISFSIVGAIVSLEYGLNIFGVVMVAFCNGVGGGILRDVLLNEVPWFLKTGLYGTISMSVGLIYYFMSLYGLTNIYWIMALFALGVIFRLCAYYRKWHLPQIYYKE; via the coding sequence ATGGAAGCTTTTTTATTAGCAGAATATATAGGTATAGCTTCTGCTGCTTTGAGTGGATTTTTATTTGGTATAAAAAGAGGCTGCGACTGGCTTGGGGTATTTCTTGCAGCGTTTTTAACCGCACTTGGTGGCGGACTTATGAGAGATGTTATAGTCGGACGCCCGGCTTATTCATTTACGCATTATATACCAGTTATCATCGTGATAGGCGTGATGTTTATAGCTATATTGCTTAAATTTCACCGTGAAAATAGAAATGACCTTGAGAAAAAATTTATATTTATAATGACAGACGCTGTTGATGTGATAAGCTTTTCTATAGTTGGAGCTATAGTTTCGCTTGAGTATGGATTAAACATATTTGGCGTTGTTATGGTAGCATTTTGTAATGGTGTTGGCGGTGGTATTTTAAGAGATGTACTTTTAAATGAAGTTCCTTGGTTTTTAAAAACTGGGCTTTATGGAACTATTAGTATGAGCGTAGGTTTGATCTATTATTTTATGAGTTTATATGGGCTTACTAATATATATTGGATAATGGCTCTGTTTGCTTTAGGTGTTATTTTTAGGCTCTGTGCTTACTACAGAAAATGGCATTTGCCACAAATTTATTATAAGGAATAG
- a CDS encoding transcriptional regulator, IscR family (Pfam match to PF02082.16 Rrf2), whose protein sequence is MSLLSTKGVYGLMSMFEISKGDQKNPVSLKDISQNIGVSKNYLEQVLNTLRNAGFVSSIKGLKGGYFLNKTLDEITFYDIFYALENDFGLTSLNVEHSSYNLFFKEYNEKLTELFSKPLSSFKEYQSQAKKYLNYVI, encoded by the coding sequence ATGAGCTTACTAAGTACTAAAGGCGTATATGGACTAATGTCAATGTTTGAAATATCAAAAGGAGACCAGAAAAATCCGGTCTCTCTTAAAGATATATCTCAAAATATAGGAGTTTCGAAAAACTACCTAGAACAAGTTTTAAACACTCTTAGAAATGCCGGTTTTGTAAGCAGTATAAAAGGGCTTAAGGGTGGTTACTTTTTAAATAAAACTTTAGATGAGATAACTTTTTATGATATTTTTTATGCTTTAGAAAATGATTTTGGACTAACTTCTTTGAATGTAGAACATAGTTCATACAATCTATTTTTTAAAGAGTACAATGAAAAACTCACAGAACTTTTTTCAAAACCGCTAAGTAGCTTTAAAGAGTATCAAAGTCAAGCTAAAAAATATTTAAACTATGTGATTTAA